Proteins encoded within one genomic window of Sebastes fasciatus isolate fSebFas1 chromosome 18, fSebFas1.pri, whole genome shotgun sequence:
- the LOC141756274 gene encoding uncharacterized protein LOC141756274 isoform X1: protein MHRAKLAPLRSLHQSKPGPLPSLHEGKLAPLPSLHQGKLGPLPSLHQGKLAPLPPVHQGKLAPLPSLHQGKPGPLPSLHEGKLAPLPSLHQGKLAPLPPVHQGKLAPLPSLHQSKPAPLPTVHQDKLAPLPTVHQGKLAPHPPSNQGRPAPLPSWHQRTLAPRPTVHQEKLAPLPPVHQGKLAPLPSLHQGKPAPLPTVHQDKLAPLPPVHQGKPGPLPSLHEGKLAPLPSLHQGKPGPLPSLHEGKLAPLPSLHQGKPGPLPSLHEGKLAPLPSLHQGKLAPLPPVHQGKLAPLPSLHQGKPAPLPTVHQDKLAPLPTVHQGKLAPHPPSNQGRPAPLPSWHQRTLAPRPTVHQEKLAPLPPVHQGKLAPLPSLHQGKPAPLPTVHQDKLAPLPPVHQGKLAPLPSLHQGKPAPLPTVHQDKLAPLPTVHQGKLAPHPPSNQGRPAPLPSWHLRKLAPRPTVHQEKLAPLPSLHQGKPALSEKLKETTSQLQLKGGELLDSETALKNRSAKDLTEKEQAQKTLQLELQKKVDQVKDDLHRRDNEVEGLSQKIKETSQLSLKGGELLDSETVWQEKFKALKDRSAKKLAKKEQAWKTLQLELQKTVDQVQDELHRRGDRIEGLSQKLRETTSQLQLKGGELLDSKTVWQDKFKTLEDRSAKDLAEKEQAQKTLQLELQKKVDQVQDELHRRDDEIEGLSQKLKETTSQLSLKGGELLDSKTVWQEKFKALEDRSAKDLAEKEQAQKTLQLELQKKVDQVKDELHRRDNEVEGLSQKIKETSQLQLKGGELLDSETVWQEKFKALKVRSAKKLAKKEQAWKTLQLELQKKVDQVQDELHRRDNEVEGLSQKLKETTSQLQLKGGELLDSETVWQEKFKALEDRSAKDLAKKEQAWKTLQLELQKKVDQVQDELSKTVCKNAQTLANNQQLEKQIQKVQEENKDLAEKVQRMHTRVRQMEVDLANKQHRWETKIKQLEKDNEDLEELCLNLNKKRGFFSRKRDTEDRQEELQKLKSKMHDKKMKKKEKEKAQMKPTDEKVEINLEEQTEKRMKSFLSRQCDGENQVEEAAGCSAQAPPPFSSPTSLQPHLPPSSTSPDDFIIYHPPPSSLLPAWLIPVLRFPSTKSTSSSRKYKK from the coding sequence ATGCATCGGGCTAAACTGGCACCTCTGCGAAGTTTGCATCAGAGCAAACCGGGCCCTCTGCCAAGTTTGCATGAGGGCAAACTGGCACCTCTGCCAAGTTTGCATCAGGGCAAACTGGGCCCTCTGCCAAGTTTGCATCAGGGCAAACTGGCACCTCTGCCACCTGTGCATCAGGGCAAACTGGCACCTCTACCAAGTTTGCATCAGGGCAAACCGGGCCCTCTGCCAAGTTTGCATGAGGGCAAACTGGCACCTCTGCCAAGTTTGCATCAGGGCAAACTGGCACCTCTGCCACCTGTGCATCAGGGCAAACTGGCACCTCTACCAAGTTTGCATCAGAGCAAACCGGCACCTCTACCAACTGTGCATCAGGACAAACTGGCACCTCTACCAACTGTGCATCAGGGCAAACTGGCACCTCATCCACCTTCGAATCAGGGCAGACCGGCACCTCTACCAAGTTGGCATCAGCGCACACTGGCACCTCGACCAACTGTGCatcaggaaaaactggcaccTCTGCCACCTGTGCATCAGGGCAAACTGGCACCTCTACCAAGTTTGCATCAGGGCAAACCGGCACCTCTACCAACTGTGCATCAGGACAAACTGGCACCTCTGCCACCTGTGCATCAGGGCAAACCGGGCCCTCTGCCAAGTTTGCATGAGGGCAAACTGGCACCTCTGCCAAGTTTGCATCAGGGCAAACCGGGCCCTCTGCCAAGTTTGCATGAGGGCAAACTGGCACCTCTGCCAAGTTTGCATCAGGGCAAACCGGGCCCTCTGCCAAGTTTGCATGAGGGCAAACTGGCACCTCTGCCAAGTTTGCATCAGGGCAAACTGGCACCTCTGCCACCTGTGCATCAGGGCAAACTGGCACCTCTACCAAGTTTGCATCAGGGCAAACCGGCACCTCTACCAACTGTGCATCAGGACAAACTGGCACCTCTACCAACTGTGCATCAGGGCAAACTGGCACCTCATCCACCTTCGAATCAGGGCAGACCGGCACCTCTACCAAGTTGGCATCAGCGCACACTGGCACCTCGACCAACTGTGCatcaggaaaaactggcaccTCTGCCACCTGTGCATCAGGGCAAACTGGCACCTCTACCAAGTTTGCATCAGGGCAAACCGGCACCTCTACCAACTGTGCATCAGGACAAACTGGCACCTCTGCCACCTGTGCATCAGGGCAAACTGGCACCTCTACCAAGTTTGCATCAGGGCAAACCGGCACCTCTACCAACTGTGCATCAGGACAAACTGGCACCTCTACCAACTGTGCATCAGGGCAAACTGGCACCTCATCCACCTTCGAATCAGGGCAGACCGGCACCTCTACCAAGTTGGCATCTGCGCAAACTGGCACCTCGACCAACTGTGCATCAGGAAAAACTGGCGCCTCTGCCAAGTTTGCATCAGGGCAAACCAGCACTCTCTGAAAAACTCAAAGAGACCACTAGCCAGCTGCAGCTCAAAGGAGGTGAACTCCTAGACAGCGAGACTGCTTTGAAGAACAGATCTGCAAAGGACCTGACCGAAAAAGAACAAGCCCAGAAGACACTGCAGCTGGAACTCCAGAAAAAGGTGGACCAGGTGAAAGATGACCTCCACCGCAGGGACAATGAAGTAGAGGGTCTCTCTCAAAAAATCAAAGAGACCAGCCAGCTGTCGCTCAAAGGAGGTGAACTCCTAGACAGCGAGACAGTCTGGCAGGAGAAATTCAAAGCTTTGAAGGACAGATCTGCAAAGAAGCTGGCCAAAAAAGAACAAGCCTGGAAGACACTGCAGCTGGAACTCCAGAAAACGGTGGACCAGGTGCAGGATGAGCTCCACCGCAGAGGTGATAGAATAGAGGGTCTCTCTCAAAAACTCAGAGAGACCACTAGCCAGCTGCAGCTCAAAGGAGGTGAACTCCTAGACAGCAAGACAGTCTGGCAGGACAAATTTAAAACTTTGGAGGACAGATCTGCAAAGGACCTGGCCGAAAAAGAACAAGCCCAGAAGACACTGCAGCTGGAACTCCAGAAAAAGGTGGACCAGGTGCAAGATGAGCTCCACCGCAGAGATGATGAAATAGAGGGTCTCTCTCAAAAACTCAAAGAGACCACTAGCCAGCTGTCGCTCAAAGGAGGTGAACTCCTAGACAGCAAGACAGTCTGGCAGGAAAAATTCAAAGCTTTGGAGGACAGATCTGCAAAGGACCTGGCCGAAAAAGAACAAGCCCAGAAGACACTGCAGCTGGAACTCCAGAAAAAGGTGGACCAGGTGAAAGATGAGCTCCACCGCAGGGACAATGAAGTAGAGGGTCTCTCTCAAAAAATCAAAGAGACCAGCCAGCTGCAGCTCAAAGGAGGTGAACTCCTAGACAGCGAGACAGTCTGGCAGGAAAAATTCAAAGCTTTGAAGGTCAGATCTGCAAAGAAGCTGGCCAAAAAAGAACAAGCCTGGAAGACACTGCAGCTGGAACTCCAGAAAAAGGTGGACCAGGTGCAAGATGAGCTCCACCGCAGGGACAATGAAGTAGAGGGTCTCTCTCAAAAACTCAAAGAGACCACTAGCCAGCTGCAGCTCAAAGGAGGTGAACTCCTAGACAGCGAGACAGTCTGGCAGGAAAAATTCAAAGCTTTGGAGGACAGATCTGCAAAGGACCTGGCCAAAAAAGAACAAGCCTGGAAGACACTGCAGCTGGAACTCCAGAAAAAGGTGGACCAGGTGCAGGATGAGCTCAGTAAGACAGTCTGCAAGAATGCCCAGACGCTGGCCAATAATCAACAGCTGGAGAAACAAATACAAAAGGTGCAAGAGGAGAATAAGGACCTGGCCGAAAAAGTCCAACGGATGCACACAAGAGTGAGACAGATGGAGGTTGACCTGGCCAACAAACAACATCGCTGGGAGACCAAAATCAAACAGTTGGAGAAGGACAACGAGGACTTGGAGGAGCTCTGTCTGAATCTGAACAAGAAGAGGGGTTTCTTTTCCCGCAAGAGGGACACcgaggacagacaggaagagttACAGAAGTTGAAAAGCAAAATGCATGACaagaagatgaaaaagaaagagaaggagaaagctCAGATGAAACCAACAGATGAGAAGGTGGAGATCAACCTTGAGGAGCAGACGGAGAAGAGGATGAAGTCTTTCTTGAGCCGTCAGTGTGACGGCGAGAATCAGGTAGAGGAGGCTGCTGGTTGTTCAGCTCAGgctcctcctcccttctcctctcctacCTCCCTCCAACCCCACCTCCCTCCTTCATCCACATCACCAGATGACTTCATCATTTACCATCCCCCTCCAAGTTCCCTCCTTCCTGCGTGGTTGATCCCGGTGCTCAGGTTCCCTTCCACAAAATCCACTTCATCATCAAGGAAATACAAAAAGTGA
- the LOC141756274 gene encoding uncharacterized protein LOC141756274 isoform X2, whose translation MHRAKLAPLRSLHQSKPGPLPSLHEGKLAPLPSLHQGKLGPLPSLHQGKLAPLPPVHQGKLAPLPSLHQGKPGPLPSLHEGKLAPLPSLHQGKLAPLPPVHQGKLAPLPSLHQSKPAPLPTVHQDKLAPLPTVHQGKLAPHPPSNQGRPAPLPSWHQRTLAPRPTVHQEKLAPLPPVHQGKLAPLPSLHQGKPAPLPTVHQDKLAPLPPVHQGKPGPLPSLHEGKLAPLPSLHQGKPGPLPSLHEGKLAPLPSLHQGKPGPLPSLHEGKLAPLPSLHQGKLAPLPPVHQGKLAPLPSLHQGKPAPLPTVHQDKLAPLPTVHQGKLAPHPPSNQGRPAPLPSWHQRTLAPRPTVHQEKLAPLPPVHQGKLAPLPSLHQGKPAPLPTVHQDKLAPLPPVHQGKLAPLPSLHQGKPAPLPTVHQDKLAPLPTVHQGKLAPHPPSNQGRPAPLPSWHLRKLAPRPTVHQEKLAPLPSLHQGKPALSEKLKETTSQLQLKGGELLDSETVWQEKFKALKDRSAKKLAKKEQAWKTLQLELQKTVDQVQDELHRRGDRIEGLSQKLRETTSQLQLKGGELLDSKTVWQDKFKTLEDRSAKDLAEKEQAQKTLQLELQKKVDQVQDELHRRDDEIEGLSQKLKETTSQLSLKGGELLDSKTVWQEKFKALEDRSAKDLAEKEQAQKTLQLELQKKVDQVKDELHRRDNEVEGLSQKIKETSQLQLKGGELLDSETVWQEKFKALKVRSAKKLAKKEQAWKTLQLELQKKVDQVQDELHRRDNEVEGLSQKLKETTSQLQLKGGELLDSETVWQEKFKALEDRSAKDLAKKEQAWKTLQLELQKKVDQVQDELSKTVCKNAQTLANNQQLEKQIQKVQEENKDLAEKVQRMHTRVRQMEVDLANKQHRWETKIKQLEKDNEDLEELCLNLNKKRGFFSRKRDTEDRQEELQKLKSKMHDKKMKKKEKEKAQMKPTDEKVEINLEEQTEKRMKSFLSRQCDGENQVEEAAGCSAQAPPPFSSPTSLQPHLPPSSTSPDDFIIYHPPPSSLLPAWLIPVLRFPSTKSTSSSRKYKK comes from the exons ATGCATCGGGCTAAACTGGCACCTCTGCGAAGTTTGCATCAGAGCAAACCGGGCCCTCTGCCAAGTTTGCATGAGGGCAAACTGGCACCTCTGCCAAGTTTGCATCAGGGCAAACTGGGCCCTCTGCCAAGTTTGCATCAGGGCAAACTGGCACCTCTGCCACCTGTGCATCAGGGCAAACTGGCACCTCTACCAAGTTTGCATCAGGGCAAACCGGGCCCTCTGCCAAGTTTGCATGAGGGCAAACTGGCACCTCTGCCAAGTTTGCATCAGGGCAAACTGGCACCTCTGCCACCTGTGCATCAGGGCAAACTGGCACCTCTACCAAGTTTGCATCAGAGCAAACCGGCACCTCTACCAACTGTGCATCAGGACAAACTGGCACCTCTACCAACTGTGCATCAGGGCAAACTGGCACCTCATCCACCTTCGAATCAGGGCAGACCGGCACCTCTACCAAGTTGGCATCAGCGCACACTGGCACCTCGACCAACTGTGCatcaggaaaaactggcaccTCTGCCACCTGTGCATCAGGGCAAACTGGCACCTCTACCAAGTTTGCATCAGGGCAAACCGGCACCTCTACCAACTGTGCATCAGGACAAACTGGCACCTCTGCCACCTGTGCATCAGGGCAAACCGGGCCCTCTGCCAAGTTTGCATGAGGGCAAACTGGCACCTCTGCCAAGTTTGCATCAGGGCAAACCGGGCCCTCTGCCAAGTTTGCATGAGGGCAAACTGGCACCTCTGCCAAGTTTGCATCAGGGCAAACCGGGCCCTCTGCCAAGTTTGCATGAGGGCAAACTGGCACCTCTGCCAAGTTTGCATCAGGGCAAACTGGCACCTCTGCCACCTGTGCATCAGGGCAAACTGGCACCTCTACCAAGTTTGCATCAGGGCAAACCGGCACCTCTACCAACTGTGCATCAGGACAAACTGGCACCTCTACCAACTGTGCATCAGGGCAAACTGGCACCTCATCCACCTTCGAATCAGGGCAGACCGGCACCTCTACCAAGTTGGCATCAGCGCACACTGGCACCTCGACCAACTGTGCatcaggaaaaactggcaccTCTGCCACCTGTGCATCAGGGCAAACTGGCACCTCTACCAAGTTTGCATCAGGGCAAACCGGCACCTCTACCAACTGTGCATCAGGACAAACTGGCACCTCTGCCACCTGTGCATCAGGGCAAACTGGCACCTCTACCAAGTTTGCATCAGGGCAAACCGGCACCTCTACCAACTGTGCATCAGGACAAACTGGCACCTCTACCAACTGTGCATCAGGGCAAACTGGCACCTCATCCACCTTCGAATCAGGGCAGACCGGCACCTCTACCAAGTTGGCATCTGCGCAAACTGGCACCTCGACCAACTGTGCATCAGGAAAAACTGGCGCCTCTGCCAAGTTTGCATCAGGGCAAACCAGCACTCTCTGAAAAACTCAAAGAGACCACTAGCCAGCTGCAGCTCAAAGGAG GTGAACTCCTAGACAGCGAGACAGTCTGGCAGGAGAAATTCAAAGCTTTGAAGGACAGATCTGCAAAGAAGCTGGCCAAAAAAGAACAAGCCTGGAAGACACTGCAGCTGGAACTCCAGAAAACGGTGGACCAGGTGCAGGATGAGCTCCACCGCAGAGGTGATAGAATAGAGGGTCTCTCTCAAAAACTCAGAGAGACCACTAGCCAGCTGCAGCTCAAAGGAGGTGAACTCCTAGACAGCAAGACAGTCTGGCAGGACAAATTTAAAACTTTGGAGGACAGATCTGCAAAGGACCTGGCCGAAAAAGAACAAGCCCAGAAGACACTGCAGCTGGAACTCCAGAAAAAGGTGGACCAGGTGCAAGATGAGCTCCACCGCAGAGATGATGAAATAGAGGGTCTCTCTCAAAAACTCAAAGAGACCACTAGCCAGCTGTCGCTCAAAGGAGGTGAACTCCTAGACAGCAAGACAGTCTGGCAGGAAAAATTCAAAGCTTTGGAGGACAGATCTGCAAAGGACCTGGCCGAAAAAGAACAAGCCCAGAAGACACTGCAGCTGGAACTCCAGAAAAAGGTGGACCAGGTGAAAGATGAGCTCCACCGCAGGGACAATGAAGTAGAGGGTCTCTCTCAAAAAATCAAAGAGACCAGCCAGCTGCAGCTCAAAGGAGGTGAACTCCTAGACAGCGAGACAGTCTGGCAGGAAAAATTCAAAGCTTTGAAGGTCAGATCTGCAAAGAAGCTGGCCAAAAAAGAACAAGCCTGGAAGACACTGCAGCTGGAACTCCAGAAAAAGGTGGACCAGGTGCAAGATGAGCTCCACCGCAGGGACAATGAAGTAGAGGGTCTCTCTCAAAAACTCAAAGAGACCACTAGCCAGCTGCAGCTCAAAGGAGGTGAACTCCTAGACAGCGAGACAGTCTGGCAGGAAAAATTCAAAGCTTTGGAGGACAGATCTGCAAAGGACCTGGCCAAAAAAGAACAAGCCTGGAAGACACTGCAGCTGGAACTCCAGAAAAAGGTGGACCAGGTGCAGGATGAGCTCAGTAAGACAGTCTGCAAGAATGCCCAGACGCTGGCCAATAATCAACAGCTGGAGAAACAAATACAAAAGGTGCAAGAGGAGAATAAGGACCTGGCCGAAAAAGTCCAACGGATGCACACAAGAGTGAGACAGATGGAGGTTGACCTGGCCAACAAACAACATCGCTGGGAGACCAAAATCAAACAGTTGGAGAAGGACAACGAGGACTTGGAGGAGCTCTGTCTGAATCTGAACAAGAAGAGGGGTTTCTTTTCCCGCAAGAGGGACACcgaggacagacaggaagagttACAGAAGTTGAAAAGCAAAATGCATGACaagaagatgaaaaagaaagagaaggagaaagctCAGATGAAACCAACAGATGAGAAGGTGGAGATCAACCTTGAGGAGCAGACGGAGAAGAGGATGAAGTCTTTCTTGAGCCGTCAGTGTGACGGCGAGAATCAGGTAGAGGAGGCTGCTGGTTGTTCAGCTCAGgctcctcctcccttctcctctcctacCTCCCTCCAACCCCACCTCCCTCCTTCATCCACATCACCAGATGACTTCATCATTTACCATCCCCCTCCAAGTTCCCTCCTTCCTGCGTGGTTGATCCCGGTGCTCAGGTTCCCTTCCACAAAATCCACTTCATCATCAAGGAAATACAAAAAGTGA
- the LOC141756336 gene encoding uncharacterized protein LOC141756336 produces the protein MEHKLILAVSGFPSLYDTGCLSYRDLNMRADSWRRVADLVGVPESECRRKWKTLRDQHRRERQREKERRESGIGLFNYRPWRYSAILSFLNPFIDARAAGTNGWALDPQPSQHHASEMGCSTTTDTRSDDDDDCDDENYDISVVDATTTTSSSSSEFVQRKRPSSASRDAVRLKEAKMEVTSDDCVQVQQHDNMKELFEVMMQSVTSLAASLASSQSSSQPSDQLTPLAQSSLAAAVLQPDLHHLQTQRGPLPSCAASRLNHLKTEEQEAEVAELLDQTDGEEECGAASTRPTRAKRKSGDGLLEECLRRMEAREAQRDRDLDQRDDVTLFLLSLAPAMRRLPAEKQSWVRTKIQQFLHEAEFGATSFQ, from the exons ATGGAGCACAAGCTGATCCTGGCCGTGTCGGGCTTCCCGAGCCTCTACGACACGGGCTGCCTGAGCTACAGAGACCTGAACATGCGAGCCGACTCCTGGCGACGCGTCGCGGACCTGGTCGGTGTCCCCG AGTCTGAATGCAGAAGGAAGTGGAAGACGCTGAGAGACCAACACCGGAGGGAGAGGCAGCGGGAGAAAGAGAGGCGCGAGAGCGGCATCGGGCTCTTTAACTACAGGCCGTGGAGGTACTCGGCCATCCTGTCGTTTTTAAACCCGTTCATAGACGCCAGAGCCGCCGGCACCAACGGCTGGGCTCTGGACCCGCAGCCCTCTCAGCACCACGCGTCGGAAATGGGCTGCAGCACGACCACCGACACGCGGagcgacgacgacgacgactgCGACGACGAGAATTACG ACATCTCCGTAGTAGACGCCACGAcgacaacatcatcatcatcctcagagTTCGTCCAGAGGAAGCGTCCGTCTTCTGCCAGCAGAGACGCCGTCCGATTGAAAGAAGCAAAGATGGAGGTGACCTCGGACGACTGCGTACAAGTACAACAACACGACAACATGAAGGAACTGTTTGAGGTGATGATGCAGTCGGTGACGTCTCTAGCCGCGTCCTTAGCTTCGTCACAATCTTCCTCGCAGCCCTCAGACCAGCTGACGCCCCTCGCTCAGTCCTCGCTGGCGGCGGCGGTCCTACAGCCCGACCTCCATCACCTTCAGACGCAGCGCGGCCCGCTGCCGTCCTGCGCCGCCTCCAGGCTGAACCACTTGAAGACCGAAGAGCAGGAAGCTGAGGTGGCGGAGCTGTTGGACCAAACCGATGGCGAGGAGGAGTGCGGCGCTGCGTCTACCAGGCCGACCCGGGCCAAGAGGAAGAGCGGCGACGGTCTGCTGGAGGAGTGCCTGAGGAGGATGGAGGCCAGGGAGGCTCAGAGAGACCGGGATCTGGACCAGAGAGACGATGTCACGCTGTTTTTACTGAGCTTGGCTCCGGCCATGAGGAGACTCCCTGCAGAGAAACAGTCGTGGGTCCGAACCAAGATCCAGCAGTTTCTACACGAGGCCGAGTTCGGCGCTACGAGTTTTCAGTGA
- the hey2 gene encoding hairy/enhancer-of-split related with YRPW motif protein 2, whose protein sequence is MKRPCEDSSSAESDVEETIDVGSESIYPEHGKSSFIRCGSPTTTTQVMARKKRRGIIEKRRRDRINNSLSELRRLVPTAFEKQGSAKLEKAEILQMTVDHLKVLQATGGKGYFDAHALALDFLSLGFRECVTEVSRYLSAVEGLDSGDPLRSRILSHLSSCSSQRDAAALTVTSHSPLHLHHHHHQHQPHSLPHPFHHHHWAAAAAAAVATATAAAAFRPPYGLSGLSVPPDSGEGGAPQRLAELSQRSVASSFSSHADSTSSPSSSSSSSSSSSSLVLPCAPAPLSASLLSLSASFPIALHGGFPILPPSSFTSTAATTSPPISSSSSSSSSSSQTPHSSSSKPYRPWGTEVGAF, encoded by the exons ATGAAGCGGCCATGTGAGGACAGCAGCTCCGCAGAGAGTGACGTGGAGGAAACCATCGATGTGGGCAGTGAGAGCATTTATCCAGA GCACGGGAAGTCGTCCTTTATCAGATGCGGATCGCCGACCACGACCACTCAAGTGATGGCGAGGAAAAAGCGCAGAGGG ATTATCGAGAAGAGACGCAGAGACAGAATCAACAACAGTCTGTCGGAGTTGCGGAGGCTCGTCCCCACGGCCTTCGAGAAGCAG GGTTCAGCTAAACTGGAGAAGGCAGAGATTCTGCAGATGACCGTGGACCATCTGAAGGTGCTGCAGGCCACCGGAGGGAAAG gttATTTTGACGCCCACGCTCTGGCCCTGGACTTCCTGTCTCTGGGTTTCAGGGAGTGCGTGACGGAGGTTTCCCGCTACCTGAGCGCCGTGGAGGGCCTGGACTCCGGCGACCCTCTGCGTTCCCGCATCCTCTCccacctctcctcctgctcctctcagcGCGACGCCGCCGCCCTCACCGTGACCTCCCATTCGCCActtcacctccaccaccaccaccaccagcaccagccTCACTCTTTGCCTCACCccttccaccaccaccactgggctgctgctgcggcCGCTGCAGTCGCCACGGCaacggcggcggcggcgttTCGACCTCCGTACGGACTGAGCGGTCTGTCCGTTCCTCCGGATTCAGGAGAAGGTGGCGCCCCCCAGAGGCTGGCGGAGTTGTCACAGCGCAGCGTagcctcctccttctcctcccacgcagactccacctcctctccttcctcctcatcctcctcctcctcctcttcctcgtctctCGTGCTCCCCTGCGCCCCCGCTCCTCTCTccgcctccctcctctccctctcggCGTCGTTCCCCATCGCCCTCCACGGAGGATTCcccatcctccctccctcctccttcacctccaccgccgccaccaccagtcctcccatctcctcctcttcctcctcctcctcctcttcctcccagactcctcacagcagcagcagtaaaccCTACAGACCGTGGGGAACCGAGGTCGGAGCGTTCTGA